The following are encoded together in the uncultured Sphaerochaeta sp. genome:
- a CDS encoding histidine kinase, whose protein sequence is MRMRRHAKLHTLLFLFIMLMIVLIIATLGKLSFYLYEKEIIQSFAKNRQDTLLQISDSVNTYRERVENLASLYKENAYIQEKAILGESSIDQEAFSRTIDDLKKVIDQSLFYPSLSYDLQILFDNGLFYSSDASYLDGLLKLPKKTWFYQARRQDHDSFWQSNIAYKTEQGKKNVVSFVTLLRDEAQQSIGFILVNVDERDFFQVYSRIIGDQSIIYLIDHKGQIVSHPIDTMIGRFFYQMDKFNSFFGDRNWSQIQKSEKEYLFSRYLSEDSPWVVVEEIPMALITDPLQRTANTINLLTSLLLVVTLLFTIIFSRKISRPFEVLAESMNSAQKGELNVHFKEMGCYESRNMAINTQKFVLRINALLDELKQKEKAKRISELDFLQMQINPHFIYNTLFTIRCMVDMGLEKAASDTLDRFSSMLKKILRIDAPMISIQDNLDYLEDYNFIMSQRYGSLSFVYEIEPGLEHVKILKFILQPLVENSVYHGFSNGVDKDSKICISFKQEEPQMVSITVEDNGCGISEEQLMRLESRESGSDKQHIGLLNVRKKLDLYYEGKASMSIHSEKNVGTRIEILVPLQQEETDENTHS, encoded by the coding sequence ATGCGGATGCGAAGACATGCTAAACTCCATACCCTGCTCTTTCTCTTCATCATGCTGATGATTGTCCTGATCATTGCTACGCTTGGAAAACTCTCTTTCTATCTGTATGAGAAGGAGATTATCCAGAGCTTTGCCAAGAACCGGCAGGATACCCTCCTGCAAATCAGCGACAGCGTGAACACGTATAGGGAAAGGGTTGAGAACCTTGCTTCTCTGTATAAAGAGAACGCATACATCCAAGAGAAAGCAATCTTGGGGGAATCTTCCATCGACCAAGAGGCCTTCAGCAGGACAATCGATGATCTGAAAAAGGTCATCGATCAATCTCTCTTTTATCCCAGCCTCAGTTATGATCTCCAGATTCTCTTTGACAATGGACTTTTTTACTCCTCGGATGCGTCGTACCTTGATGGGTTGCTGAAACTTCCGAAGAAGACCTGGTTTTATCAAGCAAGACGGCAGGACCATGACTCCTTCTGGCAGTCAAATATCGCGTATAAGACGGAGCAAGGAAAGAAGAATGTAGTCTCATTCGTCACCCTTCTGCGTGATGAGGCCCAACAAAGTATCGGCTTCATTCTCGTCAATGTTGATGAGCGCGATTTCTTTCAGGTCTACTCACGTATTATCGGTGACCAGAGCATCATCTACCTCATTGACCACAAAGGGCAGATTGTATCCCACCCGATCGATACGATGATCGGGAGATTCTTCTACCAGATGGATAAGTTCAACAGCTTCTTCGGGGACCGGAACTGGTCCCAGATCCAGAAATCAGAGAAGGAGTATCTCTTCTCCCGATACCTAAGTGAAGATAGTCCTTGGGTAGTTGTCGAGGAGATTCCCATGGCCCTCATCACCGACCCGCTGCAGAGGACTGCAAATACGATCAATCTGCTTACCTCGCTTCTGCTTGTGGTAACGCTTCTGTTTACCATCATCTTCTCCCGTAAGATAAGCAGGCCGTTTGAGGTATTGGCAGAGTCAATGAACAGCGCCCAGAAAGGGGAATTGAATGTCCATTTCAAGGAAATGGGGTGCTATGAGTCACGCAATATGGCCATTAATACGCAAAAATTCGTACTGAGGATCAATGCACTTCTGGATGAACTGAAGCAGAAGGAAAAGGCAAAGCGAATCAGTGAGTTGGATTTCCTGCAGATGCAGATAAACCCCCATTTTATATACAACACCCTTTTTACTATCCGCTGCATGGTAGACATGGGGTTGGAGAAAGCGGCAAGCGATACGCTGGACCGATTCTCAAGCATGCTCAAGAAGATCTTGCGCATCGATGCCCCGATGATATCGATACAGGACAATCTGGACTATCTGGAAGATTATAACTTCATCATGAGCCAGCGCTATGGCTCTCTTTCCTTTGTCTATGAGATTGAACCGGGGTTGGAGCACGTGAAGATCCTGAAGTTCATCCTTCAACCTTTGGTGGAGAACAGTGTATATCATGGATTTTCAAACGGTGTGGACAAGGATTCGAAGATTTGCATTTCGTTCAAACAGGAAGAACCACAGATGGTGAGCATTACCGTTGAAGATAACGGTTGTGGGATCTCTGAGGAACAACTAATGCGACTCGAAAGTCGGGAATCGGGCTCTGATAAACAGCATATAGGGTTGCTGAATGTTCGAAAAAAGTTGGATCTCTACTATGAGGGAAAGGCCTCAATGAGTATTCATTCGGAAAAGAACGTGGGAACGCGAATAGAGATTCTCGTACCCCTGCAGCAAGAGGAAACAGATGAAAATACTCATAGCTGA
- a CDS encoding Fic family protein: MHIHVFDHRLAGYAYLIEKLAITGIPNWHRSTVSATGTQSISIRDGFVDEVFRTQYWPGETIGEHLEFALKYDGVNLALLAKIFEEVPPGVLTEYIRSKPTGKYARRIWFFYEFLTEKRLPIKDMTTGNYVDALESKDYYTVEKGERSPRHRIVNNLLGTRAFCPVVRKTKKLSELDSATLKKRCEEIVTAYPPGLLRRALSYLYNKETKSSFEIEHVKGSPSRIEKFIASLLLAEKEDFCDKERLIELQNRIVDPRFRDSDYRVKQNYVGQSVAYQKEIIHYICPRPDDLPSLMEGLLASHTRMKTGGVPPVIHAAVIAYGFVFLHPFEDGNGRIHRFLIHNILSIQNLVPRGLMFPISAVMLKNPEAYDRSLEAFSKPLLQVIDYRLDEMGRMTVESDSGVWYSFMDLTVQGEALSAFILKTIEEELVQELNFLASYDATKKAIQDIIDMPDRLIDLFIQLCLQGNGKLSARKRAAYFDFLSDEELVAMEQAVREAQGSPPSL, from the coding sequence ATGCATATACACGTTTTTGACCATCGATTGGCAGGGTATGCATATCTTATTGAGAAACTTGCAATCACAGGCATACCTAACTGGCATAGATCGACAGTCTCCGCTACAGGTACACAATCCATCAGTATACGGGACGGGTTTGTTGATGAGGTTTTCAGAACCCAATACTGGCCCGGAGAAACAATTGGAGAACATCTTGAGTTTGCACTGAAATACGACGGGGTGAATCTGGCCTTGCTGGCAAAAATCTTCGAAGAGGTGCCACCTGGTGTGCTCACTGAGTACATCAGGTCCAAGCCAACCGGAAAATATGCCCGAAGGATTTGGTTCTTCTATGAGTTTCTGACGGAAAAACGGTTACCTATCAAAGACATGACTACCGGTAACTATGTTGATGCCTTGGAAAGCAAAGATTATTACACCGTAGAGAAAGGGGAGAGATCTCCACGTCACCGCATTGTGAACAACCTCCTTGGTACAAGGGCCTTTTGCCCTGTTGTCAGGAAAACGAAGAAGCTCTCAGAATTGGATTCTGCAACACTGAAAAAGCGGTGTGAGGAAATTGTTACGGCGTATCCTCCCGGGCTTCTCCGCAGGGCACTGAGCTACCTCTATAACAAAGAGACAAAATCTTCCTTTGAGATTGAGCACGTAAAGGGCAGTCCCTCCCGTATAGAGAAATTCATTGCATCTCTGCTCCTTGCTGAAAAAGAAGATTTCTGTGATAAGGAACGACTGATTGAACTTCAGAACCGCATAGTCGACCCGCGATTTAGAGACAGTGATTATCGGGTGAAACAAAACTATGTTGGACAGTCTGTTGCTTATCAGAAGGAGATAATCCACTATATCTGCCCAAGACCTGATGATCTGCCAAGTTTGATGGAGGGTTTGCTTGCTTCCCATACCAGGATGAAAACAGGAGGAGTTCCTCCTGTTATCCATGCTGCAGTGATCGCCTATGGTTTTGTGTTTCTGCACCCGTTTGAAGATGGAAATGGCCGAATACATCGGTTTCTGATACACAACATTCTTTCTATACAGAACCTCGTGCCGCGTGGACTCATGTTCCCCATTTCAGCGGTCATGCTTAAGAATCCAGAAGCGTATGATCGATCGTTGGAAGCTTTTTCCAAGCCACTGCTTCAGGTCATCGACTATCGACTCGATGAAATGGGGAGGATGACGGTGGAAAGTGATAGTGGAGTCTGGTACTCCTTTATGGATTTGACCGTCCAGGGGGAAGCCTTGTCTGCGTTTATTCTCAAGACTATCGAGGAAGAGCTTGTACAAGAGCTCAACTTTCTTGCCAGTTATGATGCTACCAAAAAGGCGATTCAGGATATCATCGATATGCCTGATCGTTTGATTGATCTATTCATTCAGTTGTGTCTGCAGGGTAACGGCAAGCTGTCTGCAAGAAAGAGAGCAGCGTATTTTGACTTCCTTAGTGATGAAGAGCTTGTAGCCATGGAACAAGCGGTACGGGAGGCACAGGGGAGTCCCCCCTCTCTGTAG
- a CDS encoding response regulator, with protein MYNILIVDDETLIRKSIMTKLLRSKYSFNTVLEARNANDALQYTNIDILITDIRMGSPSGLKLARKMKQLNPTLKTIIISGYSEFSYATEALSIGVVEYLVKPINTEDLLRAVTKAIKLIERETSEKTSQDKALLEESSANLSTLLQGATSNEDIDLSPYLSHNKVSYYLSLRLHIAIPNDNILYMVMNLIQESSFTLGYDIATYKDELRQVGLLVVFPQVISSQQALPSSIQSLLTIISQKLEEKGMYDYIVGISSFSQSPKICYEQSFDAMCHRIIFPGVHFVTHEMLHDIDEAFVLSKEERTRLILLLSTQSIPSLELFIDTIEKEIERKLPITYQSLLLLFNVIRDTISTTLDYHSSSFDSSREPYQFSSVREMMDYLKSLCMRAIKSAKVTTNTSRTFQLVQKLQSIIKEHCEQQFTLELFCNQNNINTSFFSSQFHQISGFTFQEYLINTRIEKAKYLLSETDDKIGTIATLCGFSDQQYFSKTFKRITGYTPKEFKMKHATDAQDS; from the coding sequence GTGTACAACATCCTGATTGTCGATGACGAAACTCTTATCAGAAAAAGCATCATGACCAAATTGCTTAGGTCGAAATATTCATTCAATACCGTCCTTGAGGCAAGAAACGCTAATGATGCTCTGCAATATACCAATATAGATATTCTCATCACTGATATCAGAATGGGATCACCCTCAGGACTGAAGCTTGCCAGAAAGATGAAGCAGCTGAATCCCACACTCAAAACCATCATTATCAGTGGATACAGCGAATTCTCCTATGCTACCGAAGCGCTTTCGATTGGAGTGGTCGAGTACCTGGTCAAACCAATAAATACCGAAGATCTACTACGTGCTGTAACCAAGGCGATTAAGCTTATCGAACGGGAAACAAGTGAAAAAACCTCGCAGGATAAAGCGCTGCTGGAAGAATCTTCTGCAAATCTATCAACACTATTACAGGGTGCAACCTCAAACGAAGATATCGATCTCTCCCCTTATCTATCACACAATAAGGTTTCCTACTATCTGAGTCTGCGGCTTCATATAGCCATTCCCAACGATAACATACTCTATATGGTGATGAATCTGATACAAGAGTCCTCCTTTACCCTTGGCTATGACATTGCTACCTACAAAGATGAACTGCGCCAGGTGGGGCTTCTTGTTGTTTTTCCTCAAGTGATATCAAGTCAGCAGGCTTTGCCTTCCTCCATTCAATCACTCCTCACAATCATTTCCCAGAAACTGGAAGAGAAAGGCATGTATGACTACATAGTTGGCATCAGCAGTTTTTCACAGAGTCCCAAGATCTGCTATGAACAGAGTTTCGATGCAATGTGCCATAGGATTATTTTTCCTGGAGTTCACTTTGTTACACACGAGATGCTGCATGACATAGATGAAGCCTTTGTCCTCAGCAAGGAAGAACGTACAAGGCTCATACTGCTGCTAAGCACACAGTCCATTCCTTCCCTGGAACTTTTTATCGATACAATTGAAAAGGAAATTGAAAGGAAATTACCGATAACCTACCAAAGTCTCCTACTACTATTCAATGTAATTCGTGACACAATTTCAACTACCTTGGATTATCATTCTTCATCGTTTGATTCTTCGCGGGAACCCTACCAATTCAGTTCAGTACGGGAGATGATGGACTACCTTAAGAGTCTCTGCATGCGTGCAATCAAATCGGCAAAGGTGACAACCAACACAAGCAGGACCTTTCAGCTGGTACAGAAGCTTCAGTCGATTATCAAAGAACACTGTGAACAACAATTCACCCTTGAATTGTTTTGCAACCAAAACAACATAAACACCAGTTTCTTTAGTAGCCAGTTTCATCAGATTTCCGGCTTCACATTTCAAGAATATCTGATTAACACACGAATAGAGAAAGCGAAATACTTACTCAGCGAAACCGATGACAAGATTGGGACCATAGCCACGCTCTGCGGTTTCTCCGATCAGCAGTATTTCAGTAAAACGTTCAAGCGTATTACAGGGTACACTCCAAAGGAATTCAAAATGAAACACGCTACAGATGCACAAGACTCCTAA
- a CDS encoding sugar ABC transporter permease — protein sequence MINTKRTFRANTMIPICMVAPALVLYLVFQIWPLLGGFYYSLTDWDGIARNYKFVGLANYITLFQDSAVLVPLKNTFFFAFWSTIFLNIIALAFAVGLNREIKAKNFLRACLFLPAMLSPLVVGYVFSFIFSQPVAALGALLGSETMANNLLGSHTWALAGVVVAATWRMTGWYMVVYIAGLQTIPNELYEAADMDGVSTWGRFAHITFPLIAPAFTINMVLSLERAFKEYDLVFSMTGGGPGNSSEILALTIYNESFGNNRGGYGSAIGILLFALIVLLTFVQMHWLRGREDNVKS from the coding sequence ATGATTAATACGAAAAGAACCTTCCGTGCAAATACTATGATTCCCATTTGCATGGTAGCCCCTGCGTTGGTCCTCTATCTGGTTTTCCAGATATGGCCTCTGCTGGGAGGATTTTACTACAGTCTGACCGATTGGGATGGAATTGCACGGAACTACAAGTTTGTAGGGCTTGCAAACTATATAACATTATTCCAGGACTCTGCGGTACTGGTACCTTTGAAAAATACCTTTTTCTTTGCTTTCTGGTCGACCATCTTCCTGAATATAATTGCCTTGGCCTTCGCCGTTGGTTTGAACAGAGAGATCAAGGCAAAGAATTTTTTGCGAGCTTGTCTGTTCCTTCCTGCAATGCTTTCCCCATTGGTAGTAGGGTATGTATTCTCGTTTATTTTCAGTCAGCCAGTAGCTGCCCTTGGAGCCTTATTGGGTTCTGAGACAATGGCAAACAATCTGCTGGGATCACATACATGGGCACTTGCTGGCGTTGTTGTGGCTGCTACCTGGAGAATGACAGGGTGGTACATGGTTGTATATATCGCAGGATTACAGACAATACCCAACGAATTATATGAAGCAGCAGACATGGATGGTGTAAGCACCTGGGGTCGTTTTGCTCACATTACGTTTCCTCTCATAGCCCCTGCATTTACCATCAACATGGTTCTAAGTCTTGAACGTGCGTTCAAGGAATATGATTTGGTATTTTCCATGACAGGGGGCGGACCTGGCAATTCAAGCGAAATACTAGCCCTCACTATCTACAATGAATCATTCGGGAATAATCGTGGTGGATATGGATCGGCAATAGGCATTCTGCTTTTTGCCCTCATTGTTCTTTTGACGTTCGTTCAAATGCATTGGCTGAGGGGGAGAGAAGACAATGTTAAAAGCTAG
- a CDS encoding extracellular solute-binding protein has product MTIFRKIVAVTVLATLSSAMIFAAGTTEQGDSPDANNGRSGTITALVMPTEAAGLEAVMAEYQKINPNVKLETIITTSAKNNDTVMRSKIASNDLPDMIYTQVKSIIGDYAKNGYIIPLTDTGIQDRLIEGDDSLLWRDNEFYAMPSAFLASGIFVNMDVLEKYNVTMKTMPQSLGEFIALCEKLQAAGVESPIAIGAKEESPVTAFVFQYIYQNVYGEDPNWYANVLRGKTGWDGPEFSNTFDAYAKLKPFVNKDALGCDENGAVRKFVLGEAAFFITTSMKLANFRNIDPDMNLTFIAPPFANDPADMKAVTSFDSAFCITSQAKDVELVKDFFKFMFTPEMAAVSAKATKLMPTIMGTKVETDPALNLITEAITSNSMESVAMLSRQWIPGVKEIMKKETQNWFAGKDARLVLESIEKEHQRLMAANPGFVSEFLDSYVDIK; this is encoded by the coding sequence ATGACAATTTTTAGAAAAATCGTAGCGGTTACCGTATTAGCAACGCTATCATCAGCCATGATCTTTGCTGCCGGAACTACAGAACAGGGCGATTCACCGGATGCCAACAATGGCAGGAGTGGAACCATTACAGCCTTGGTAATGCCGACCGAGGCAGCCGGACTGGAAGCCGTAATGGCCGAATACCAAAAGATCAATCCAAATGTAAAGCTTGAAACCATCATTACCACCAGTGCCAAAAACAATGACACGGTTATGAGGTCAAAAATTGCATCCAATGATCTGCCTGACATGATTTATACTCAGGTTAAGTCAATCATTGGCGACTATGCAAAGAATGGGTATATCATTCCTCTTACAGATACTGGAATCCAAGACAGGCTTATCGAAGGTGATGATTCCTTGCTCTGGAGAGATAATGAGTTCTACGCGATGCCAAGTGCATTCTTGGCTTCCGGAATCTTCGTGAACATGGATGTCCTGGAAAAGTACAATGTTACCATGAAAACCATGCCACAAAGTCTCGGTGAGTTCATCGCCCTTTGTGAAAAACTCCAAGCTGCCGGGGTTGAGAGCCCAATTGCAATTGGAGCAAAGGAAGAGTCACCGGTTACGGCCTTCGTGTTCCAGTACATCTATCAGAATGTATATGGGGAAGACCCCAACTGGTATGCAAATGTATTGCGCGGAAAAACCGGCTGGGACGGACCTGAATTCAGCAATACCTTCGATGCCTATGCCAAGCTGAAACCCTTCGTCAACAAGGATGCCCTTGGCTGTGACGAGAACGGTGCAGTAAGGAAGTTTGTACTTGGTGAGGCTGCTTTCTTCATCACTACCAGTATGAAGCTTGCCAACTTCCGGAATATCGACCCAGATATGAATCTTACCTTTATTGCTCCACCCTTTGCCAATGATCCTGCTGACATGAAAGCCGTCACCAGTTTTGACAGTGCTTTCTGCATTACTTCCCAGGCAAAGGACGTGGAACTCGTCAAGGACTTCTTCAAATTCATGTTTACTCCGGAGATGGCTGCAGTATCGGCAAAGGCAACCAAGTTGATGCCCACCATCATGGGAACCAAAGTGGAGACGGATCCTGCTCTGAATCTTATAACCGAAGCCATTACTTCCAATAGCATGGAAAGCGTTGCAATGCTTTCTCGCCAATGGATTCCTGGAGTCAAGGAAATCATGAAGAAAGAAACCCAGAACTGGTTTGCTGGAAAAGATGCCAGACTTGTACTTGAGAGTATCGAGAAAGAACATCAGCGCCTGATGGCCGCAAATCCTGGATTTGTCTCTGAATTCCTCGATAGCTATGTAGATATTAAATAG
- a CDS encoding response regulator → MKILIADDEMMIKEWLSYTIMSLPFDISLLDVVSNGEEALEKIEEHTYDLILIDILMPRMNGLELLIELNKKHTNATLIVLSSHDEFNFARQAIKYNVKEYLLKNECSKEKLSEILQECQDRILENQNPDTMNSELIKSALSGEVSESQVAHLKRQFPDADTKPTVLVVLDVNVPVDSLGQRYSRSCEIRWEGLIGKTEANLFVLFSLEEITHTTNLSLLTQEFSRTLSETLHKKVSVSKVCSDHASILREIKGGWIAYQSLFYADKLYCYGVHKYHQSDEAKVGALSDRIIGAIRSYAKERTTLALHELTSYFQEVRPTDIDFVKHTYASLLSTFVIYNNKQSQSISEKLEVILSTVYSLDSFKALVSWTEAMIENDAKLIRRSGFSAPVKEALLFIEQNYASIGYVKEIAEHVNLSLDYFSRVFKNEVGIPISSYLMHFRLDKASVMLKSSDLSIKEIAIKVGIENVSYFSRSFKKKFQVQPIMFRVQAKGSGSDDL, encoded by the coding sequence ATGAAAATACTCATAGCTGACGATGAGATGATGATCAAGGAGTGGCTCAGTTACACAATTATGAGCCTTCCCTTTGATATTTCCTTGCTCGATGTGGTTTCAAACGGAGAAGAAGCGTTGGAAAAGATTGAGGAGCATACGTACGACCTCATTCTGATCGATATCCTGATGCCGAGAATGAATGGTCTGGAGCTTTTAATCGAGCTGAATAAAAAGCATACCAATGCCACCCTCATTGTGCTCAGTAGCCATGATGAGTTCAATTTTGCAAGACAAGCCATCAAGTACAATGTGAAGGAATATCTCCTGAAGAACGAGTGCTCAAAAGAGAAGCTGTCTGAGATTCTCCAAGAGTGTCAGGACAGAATCTTGGAGAATCAGAACCCTGATACTATGAACTCTGAATTGATCAAGTCAGCACTCAGTGGGGAGGTCTCTGAAAGCCAGGTCGCCCACCTGAAGCGTCAGTTCCCTGACGCAGATACAAAGCCTACGGTGCTCGTGGTCTTGGATGTGAACGTTCCTGTCGATTCCCTGGGCCAGCGATACTCCCGCTCGTGTGAGATCAGATGGGAAGGGCTCATTGGGAAAACAGAAGCAAATCTGTTTGTGCTCTTCTCACTCGAGGAGATAACGCATACAACAAATCTGAGCCTGCTAACCCAAGAGTTCTCAAGAACACTGAGTGAGACTTTACACAAGAAAGTTTCCGTGAGTAAGGTGTGCAGTGATCATGCGTCAATCCTTCGTGAGATCAAGGGAGGTTGGATCGCCTATCAGTCCCTTTTCTACGCTGACAAGCTCTATTGCTACGGCGTACACAAATACCATCAGAGTGATGAGGCGAAGGTAGGAGCGTTGAGTGATAGGATAATCGGGGCGATTCGTTCCTACGCAAAGGAGCGGACCACCCTCGCACTCCATGAGCTTACCAGCTACTTCCAGGAGGTCCGACCGACCGATATTGATTTTGTGAAGCACACGTATGCTTCCTTACTCAGCACCTTCGTCATCTACAATAACAAACAGTCCCAGAGTATCTCAGAAAAGTTGGAGGTGATACTCTCAACGGTCTACAGTTTGGATTCTTTTAAAGCATTGGTCTCATGGACGGAGGCAATGATAGAGAATGATGCAAAACTCATACGCAGAAGTGGCTTCTCAGCACCTGTCAAGGAAGCACTCCTCTTCATAGAGCAAAACTATGCTTCAATAGGGTATGTGAAAGAGATAGCCGAACACGTAAACCTGAGCCTTGACTACTTCTCACGGGTGTTCAAGAACGAAGTGGGCATTCCCATCAGCTCCTACCTTATGCACTTTCGCTTGGATAAGGCCTCTGTGATGCTCAAGTCCAGTGACCTCTCGATCAAGGAGATTGCAATAAAGGTGGGCATTGAGAACGTGAGCTACTTCTCCAGGAGTTTCAAGAAGAAGTTCCAAGTACAACCCATCATGTTTCGTGTACAGGCAAAAGGGTCTGGTTCTGATGACCTCTGA
- a CDS encoding histidine kinase, which translates to MRKNDTLVSRITVIFLLTIMIAILSYTIVVMKNTYDLSKKQMKNLTKALSENVMENTNLILENMDRATIILLNSQEVRDAIQNLQNPEQDYFSAREDYDTLVHFSFMVTTTREFFITAYFGAQGDLLVSSSPIMNENPNLFSNTLDFQEGTRAARTIRSPNGNSFSFGQIEDPIVSIRPMLNPSTGTIAGYVAIFIDANQLMAKTTYPVVDPNTIPTSYSTMILDRYQKPVGEPSNGLSHNLKNYVSSTTKSNYTEWSVTVGLPVNEYIALAFKSKLAALLLPLVIVLIATVVLLRVLRRTLYPLNELIVNLENVRNGDYSKTIDRTTGFSDIDIIFSDFNAMTKEIDRLINTVYANELMYHKVQLQMLKLQINPHFLYNTLQTIEAMGEINNVPEVSEISHLLGKILRYNLKNKDIVPLSEELQSVRDFLKIQQIRFEETLVYVFQIAEDTKNLEIPKFILQPVIENCVVHGQGKEQQQSLIITISSSIQEGMLYLKIKDNGKGISAPHLQELRSLLENDDNKQQESMHIGLLNVNKRLKTRFGSQYGLIIESREEDYTEITYLIPVENRGA; encoded by the coding sequence ATGCGTAAAAACGATACCTTGGTTTCCAGGATTACCGTTATCTTTCTCCTCACCATCATGATTGCAATTCTGTCCTACACTATTGTTGTAATGAAGAATACCTATGACCTTAGCAAGAAACAGATGAAGAATCTTACCAAGGCATTAAGTGAAAACGTCATGGAGAATACCAATCTCATCCTTGAAAATATGGATAGGGCTACCATTATTCTACTCAATTCGCAGGAAGTGAGGGATGCCATACAGAACCTGCAAAACCCTGAACAGGACTATTTTTCCGCACGTGAGGACTATGACACACTGGTGCATTTCTCATTTATGGTCACCACTACCCGGGAGTTTTTCATAACCGCCTACTTTGGAGCCCAAGGAGACCTCTTGGTCTCTTCCAGTCCCATCATGAATGAGAACCCAAACCTTTTTAGCAATACCCTGGATTTCCAAGAAGGAACCAGAGCCGCCCGCACCATCCGCTCCCCGAACGGCAACTCCTTCTCGTTCGGGCAGATTGAAGATCCCATTGTCAGTATCCGCCCTATGCTCAATCCATCTACAGGAACCATTGCCGGGTATGTGGCGATTTTCATCGATGCAAACCAGCTCATGGCAAAAACAACCTACCCTGTTGTCGACCCCAACACCATTCCAACCAGCTATAGCACCATGATTCTGGACCGCTATCAAAAACCGGTTGGAGAGCCTTCCAACGGGCTCTCACATAATTTGAAAAACTACGTGAGTTCCACGACAAAAAGCAACTATACTGAATGGAGTGTTACGGTAGGACTCCCGGTTAATGAATACATTGCACTTGCCTTTAAAAGCAAGCTGGCTGCCTTGTTGCTGCCTCTGGTAATCGTCTTGATTGCAACAGTCGTACTGCTGAGAGTCCTCAGACGTACACTCTATCCGTTAAACGAGCTCATTGTTAATCTTGAGAACGTCCGCAATGGAGACTACAGTAAAACCATCGACAGAACGACAGGGTTCTCCGACATTGACATCATTTTCTCAGATTTCAATGCGATGACCAAGGAGATAGACCGACTGATCAACACTGTCTATGCAAATGAGTTGATGTACCATAAAGTCCAGTTGCAGATGCTGAAACTCCAGATTAATCCGCATTTTCTGTACAACACCCTCCAAACCATCGAAGCAATGGGTGAGATCAACAATGTGCCTGAGGTTAGTGAGATTTCTCACCTGTTGGGGAAAATCCTGCGATACAATCTAAAAAACAAGGATATTGTTCCCCTGAGTGAAGAACTTCAATCGGTACGGGACTTCCTGAAAATCCAGCAGATCCGATTTGAAGAAACCTTGGTCTATGTCTTTCAGATTGCTGAGGATACAAAGAACCTTGAAATCCCGAAGTTCATTCTACAGCCAGTCATCGAGAATTGTGTGGTACACGGCCAAGGCAAAGAACAGCAACAATCACTCATCATAACCATCTCGAGCAGCATACAAGAGGGAATGCTCTATCTGAAGATCAAGGATAATGGGAAAGGGATATCCGCTCCCCACCTACAAGAATTACGATCACTCTTGGAAAACGACGACAACAAACAGCAGGAATCCATGCACATCGGCTTGCTTAACGTAAACAAGCGCTTGAAAACCAGGTTTGGATCCCAATATGGACTCATCATTGAGTCAAGAGAAGAGGATTATACCGAAATAACCTATCTGATACCGGTTGAGAATAGAGGAGCCTAG